From a single Solanum dulcamara chromosome 4, daSolDulc1.2, whole genome shotgun sequence genomic region:
- the LOC129887432 gene encoding pyruvate dehydrogenase (acetyl-transferring) kinase, mitochondrial isoform X2, whose amino-acid sequence MAAKKLYESFSKGLIEDVHKWGSMKQTGVSLKYMMEFGSRPTPRNLLISSQFLHKELPIRIARRAIDLQNLPYGLSLKPAVLKVRDWYLDSFRDLRSFPDIKDQTDELEFTRMINLVKVRHNNVVPMMALGVQQLKKDLDPKIDYKDLDEIHQFLDRFYMSRIGIRMLIGQHVALHDPNPPPDCVGYIHTKMSPLEVARTASEDARSICLREYGSAPNVNIYGDPNFTFPYVPTHLHLMVFELVKNSLRAVEERFVDSDKVAPPIRIIVADGLEDVTIKVSDEGGGIPRSGLPKIFTYLYSTARNPLDEHSDLETTDVATVSTLAGYGYGLPISRLYARYFGGDLQIISMEGYGTDAYLHLSRLGDSQEPLP is encoded by the exons ATGGCGGCAAAGAAATTATACGAGTCGTTTTCTAAGGGATTGATTGAGGATGTGCATAAATGGGGTTCGATGAAGCAGACTGGTGTGAGTCTCAAGTACATGATGGAGTTCGGTTCCAGACCCACTCCCCGCAATTTGCTCATTTCTTCTCAATTCCTTCATAAGGAACTCCCTATACGCATTGCTCGCAGGGCTATTGACCTTCAAAACCTTCCCTATGGTTTATCTCTCAAGCCTGCTGTTCTAAAG GTCCGAGATTGGTATTTGGATTCTTTCCGTGACCTTAGATCCTTTCCGGATATAAAGGATCAAACTGACGAGTTGGAATTCACACGAATGATTAATTTGGTTAAAGTCCGACACAACAATGTTGTTCCTATGATGGCTTTGGGAGTTCAACAACTAAAGAAAGATCTAGACCCTAAGATTGATTATAAGGATTTGGATGAGATACACCAGTTTCTTGATCGCTTTTACATGTCTAGGATTGGCATCCGCATGCTTATCG GGCAGCATGTCGCCCTACATGATCCTAATCCACCCCCTGATTGTGTGGGTTATATACATACAAAAATGTCCCCCCTGGAGGTTGCACGCACTGCTAGCGAGGATGCCCGTTCTATTTGCTTGCGTGAATATGGCAGTGCACCTAATGTCAACATTTATGGGGACCCAAACTTTACATTTCC CTATGTGCCAACGCATCTGCATTTGATGGTTTTTGAGTTGGTTAAGAACTCCTTGCGTGCTGTGGAAGAGCGATTTGTGGACTCGGACAAAGTTGCCCCTCCTATTCGAATAATAGTTGCTGATGGTCTAGAGGATGTTACCATCAAG GTTTCAGATGAAGGGGGTGGTATACCAAGAAGTGGCCTTCCCAAAATTTTTACTTATCTCTACAGTACTGCCAGGAATCCATTGGATGAGCATTCAGACCTTGAAACAACAGATGTGGCTACTGTGTCTACGTTAGCTGGTTATGGATATGGACTTCCAATAAGTCGTTTATATGCTCGCTACTTTGGAGGGGATTTGCAAATTATCTCCATGGAAGGCTATG GTACTGATGCTTATCTGCATTTATCGCGGTTGGGAGATTCGCAAGAGCCCTTACCTTGA
- the LOC129887432 gene encoding pyruvate dehydrogenase (acetyl-transferring) kinase, mitochondrial isoform X1: MAAKKLYESFSKGLIEDVHKWGSMKQTGVSLKYMMEFGSRPTPRNLLISSQFLHKELPIRIARRAIDLQNLPYGLSLKPAVLKVRDWYLDSFRDLRSFPDIKDQTDELEFTRMINLVKVRHNNVVPMMALGVQQLKKDLDPKIDYKDLDEIHQFLDRFYMSRIGIRMLIGQHVALHDPNPPPDCVGYIHTKMSPLEVARTASEDARSICLREYGSAPNVNIYGDPNFTFPYVPTHLHLMVFELVKNSLRAVEERFVDSDKVAPPIRIIVADGLEDVTIKVSDEGGGIPRSGLPKIFTYLYSTARNPLDEHSDLETTDVATVSTLAGYGYGLPISRLYARYFGGDLQIISMEGYGMVLMLICIYRGWEIRKSPYLDI; encoded by the exons ATGGCGGCAAAGAAATTATACGAGTCGTTTTCTAAGGGATTGATTGAGGATGTGCATAAATGGGGTTCGATGAAGCAGACTGGTGTGAGTCTCAAGTACATGATGGAGTTCGGTTCCAGACCCACTCCCCGCAATTTGCTCATTTCTTCTCAATTCCTTCATAAGGAACTCCCTATACGCATTGCTCGCAGGGCTATTGACCTTCAAAACCTTCCCTATGGTTTATCTCTCAAGCCTGCTGTTCTAAAG GTCCGAGATTGGTATTTGGATTCTTTCCGTGACCTTAGATCCTTTCCGGATATAAAGGATCAAACTGACGAGTTGGAATTCACACGAATGATTAATTTGGTTAAAGTCCGACACAACAATGTTGTTCCTATGATGGCTTTGGGAGTTCAACAACTAAAGAAAGATCTAGACCCTAAGATTGATTATAAGGATTTGGATGAGATACACCAGTTTCTTGATCGCTTTTACATGTCTAGGATTGGCATCCGCATGCTTATCG GGCAGCATGTCGCCCTACATGATCCTAATCCACCCCCTGATTGTGTGGGTTATATACATACAAAAATGTCCCCCCTGGAGGTTGCACGCACTGCTAGCGAGGATGCCCGTTCTATTTGCTTGCGTGAATATGGCAGTGCACCTAATGTCAACATTTATGGGGACCCAAACTTTACATTTCC CTATGTGCCAACGCATCTGCATTTGATGGTTTTTGAGTTGGTTAAGAACTCCTTGCGTGCTGTGGAAGAGCGATTTGTGGACTCGGACAAAGTTGCCCCTCCTATTCGAATAATAGTTGCTGATGGTCTAGAGGATGTTACCATCAAG GTTTCAGATGAAGGGGGTGGTATACCAAGAAGTGGCCTTCCCAAAATTTTTACTTATCTCTACAGTACTGCCAGGAATCCATTGGATGAGCATTCAGACCTTGAAACAACAGATGTGGCTACTGTGTCTACGTTAGCTGGTTATGGATATGGACTTCCAATAAGTCGTTTATATGCTCGCTACTTTGGAGGGGATTTGCAAATTATCTCCATGGAAGGCTATGGTATG GTACTGATGCTTATCTGCATTTATCGCGGTTGGGAGATTCGCAAGAGCCCTTACCTTGATATTTGA